From Solea senegalensis isolate Sse05_10M linkage group LG7, IFAPA_SoseM_1, whole genome shotgun sequence, a single genomic window includes:
- the ipo7 gene encoding importin-7, with protein sequence MDPESLVEALRGTMDPNLREAAERTLNECHAHVNFVSTLLRVTMSDQLDLPIRQAGVIYLKNMITQHWSDGDGSGTETPVNYIPDEDRQFIRDNIVEAIIHSPERIRVQLTTCIHHMIKHDYPGKWTAIVDKIGFYLQSDNSAGWLGILLCLYQLVKNYEYKKPEERQPLVAAMDLFMPMLKGRFIQLLPDHSSDSVLIQKQIFKILYALFQYNLPLELINRQNLTEWMGILKTVVDRDVPLETMQIDEDERPELPWWKCKKWALHILARLFERYGSPGNTTKEYAEFAELFLKEYAVPAQQVLLKVLYQYKEKQYVAPRVLQQTLNYINQGIAHAMTWKNLKPHIQGIIQDVVFPLMCYTDSDEELWQEDPYEYIRMKFDVFEDFISPTTAAQTLLFTACNKRKEVLQKTMGFCYQILTDPASDPRKKDGALHMIGSLAEILLKKKIYKDQMEFMLQNHVFPLFRNELGYMRARACWVLHYFCEVKFKSDQNLQTALELTRLCLINDNEMPVKVEAAIALQVLISNQEKAKEYITPFIRPVMQALLHIVRETENDDLTNVIQKMICEYSEEVTPIAVEMTQHLAMTFNQVIQTGPDEEGGDDKAVTAMGILNTIDTLLSVVEDHKEITQQLEGICLQVIGTVLQQHVLEFYEEILSLAHSLTCQQVSPQMWQLLPLVYEVFQQDGFDYFTDMMPLLHNYVTVDTDTLLSDTKYLEIMYSMCKKVLTGDPGEDPECHAAKLLEVIILQCKGRGIDQVVPLFVAAALERLTREVKTSELRTMCLQVAIAALYYSPPLLLNTLENLRFPNNTEPITNHFITQWLKDVDCFLGLHDRKMCVLGLCALIDMDHRPQVVNQAASQLIPAAILLFSGLKRAYACRAEHENDDEDDDENGEEEDDNAELGSDEDDIDEEGQEYLEMLAKQAGEDGDDEDWEEDDAEETALEGYTTAVDDEDNLVDEYQIFKAILQNLQNRDPAWYQALTHTLDEDQGKQLQDIATLADQRRAAHESKMIEKHGGYKFTVPVVPSSFNFGGTAPGMN encoded by the exons GTGTGATTTATCTTAAGAACATGATAACCCAGCACTGGAGCGATGGAGACGGTTCAGGCACCGAGACACCTGTCAATTACATCCCAGATGAGGACAGGCAGTTCATTCGAGACAACATAGTGGAGGCCATCATCCACTCCCCTGAGCGCATCAG GGTCCAGTTGACGACATGTATCCACCATATGATCAAACATGACTATCCCGGCAAGTGGACGGCCATTGTAGACAAGATTGGTTTCTACCTGCAGTCTGACAACAGTGCCGGATGGTTGGGCATCCTGCTCTGCCTTTACCAGCTCGTCAAAAACTACGA ATATAAGAAACCGGAAGAGCGTCAACCCCTGGTGGCTGCCATGGACCTCTTCATGCCCATGCTGAAAGGACGTTTTATCCAGCTTCTCCCTGACCACTCCAGTGACTCTGTCCTCATACAGAAGCAGATCTTCAAAATTCTCTATGCCCTCTTCCAG TACAATCTTCCCCTGGAACTCATCAACAGACAGAACCTGACAGAGTGGATGGGCATCCTGAAGACAGTAGTTGACAGAGATGTTCCTCTA GAGACGATGCAGATAGATGAAGATGAGCGACCTGAGCTGCCGTGGTGGAAATGTAAGAAGTGGGCCCTTCACATCTTGGCTCGCTTGTTTGAGAG GTATGGAAGCCCAGGCAACACAACCAAAGAGTACGCAGAGTTTGCCGAACTTTTCCTAAAGGAATATGCAGTTCCAGCACAGCAG GTGTTGCTGAAAGTATTATACCAATACAAGGAAAAGCAATACGTTGCTCCCAGAGTACTCCAACAGACGCTCAACTACATCAACCAGGGCATAGCACACGCTATGACGTGGAAAAACCTCAAGCCACATATCCAG GGCATCATTCAGGATGTGGTTTTCCCCCTCATGTGCTACACAGACAGCGATGAGGAATTGTGGCAGGAAGATCCGTATGAGTACATCCGCATGAAATTTG ATGTGTTCGAAGACTTCATTTCCCCAACAACAGCAGCCCAGACGCTGCTCTTCACTGCCTGCAATAAGAGAAAAGAG GTGCTGCAGAAGACGATGGGCTTCTGTTACCAGATTCTCACCGATCCCGCCTCTGACCCCAGAAAAAAAGACGGAGCCCTCCACATGATCGGCTCCTTGGCTGAAATCCTATTGAAG aaaaaaatatacaagGACCAGATGGAGTTCATGCTACAAAACCATGTCTTCCCCCTGTTCCGCAATGAACTGGGCTACATGAGAGCCAGA GCCTGCTGGGTCCTCCATTACTTCTGCGAGGTGAAGTTCAAAAGTGACCAGAACCTGCAGACTGCTCTGGAATTGACTCGCCTCTGTTTAATTAATGACAACGAGATGCCAGTGAAGGTGGAGGCCGCTATAGCACTGCAGGTTCTCATTAGCAACCAGGAGAAAG CCAAAGAATACATCACTCCCTTCATCCGGCCAGTGATGCAGGCCCTCCTGCACATCGTCAGGGAGACGGAGAACGATGATCTCACCAATGTCATACAGAAGATGATCTGCGAATACAGCGAGGAGGTCACTCCGATTGCTGTGGAGATGACACAGCACTTG GCAATGACGTTCAACCAGGTGATTCAGACGGGGCCCGACGAGGAAGGAGGCGACGATAAGGCCGTGACCGCCATGGGCATCCTCAACACCATTGACACACTGCTAAGTGTGGTGGAGGACCACAAAGAG atTACCCAGCAACTAGAGGGCATCTGCCTGCAGGTGATTGGTACTGTGCTGCAGCAACATGTACTGG agtTTTATGAGGAAATCCTGTCCTTGGCCCACAGCCTGACTTGCCAACAGGTGTCGCCACAGATGTGGCAGCTCCTTCCCTTAGTGTACGAGGTCTTCCAGCAGGACGGATTTGACTACTTCACAG ATATGATGCCACTCCTTCACAACTACGTGACAGTCGATACAGACACCCTCTTATCTGACACCAAATACCTGGAGATCATGTATAGCATGTGCAAGAAG GTCCTGACGGGTGATCCAGGCGAGGACCCAGAGTGCCATGCAGCAAAGCTGCTGGAGGTGATCATCCTGCAGTGCAAAGGCCGTGGCATTGATCAG GTCGTCCCCTTGTTTGTTGCTGCCGCGTTGGAGCGTTTGACAAGGGAGGTGAAGACCAGTGAGCTGAGGACCATGTGCCTGCAGGTGGCCATCGCTGCACTTTACTACAGCCCCCCTCTGCTCCTCAACACCCTGGAGAATCTCCGCTTCCCCAACAATACCGAGCCAATCACTAACCACTTCATAACCCAGTGGCTCAAAGATGTCGACTGCTTCCTCGG CCTCCACGACAGAAAGATGTGCGTTCTGGGACTTTGTGCTCTCATTGACATGGACCACAGACCTCAGGTTGTCAACCAAGCTGCAAGCCAACTTATCCCAGCAGCCATCCTACTGTTCAGTGGCCTCAAGAGGGCGTATGCCTGTCGAGCAGAGCATGAGAATGACGACGAGGACGATGATGAGaacggagaggaggaggacgacaaCG CCGAGCTCGGCAGTGACGAGGATGACATCGACGAGGAGGGACAAGAGTACCTGGAGATGCTGGCGAAGCAGGCAGGTGAGGACGGAGACGATGAGGACTGGGAGGAGGACGACGCTGAGGAGACGGCACTGGAAGGCTACACTACAGCTGTAGATGACGAAGACAACTTAGTGGACGAGTATCAGATCTTCAAAGCCATACTACAGA ATCTTCAGAACCGTGACCCGGCGTGGTACCAGGCACTAACACACACCCTTGACGAGGATCAGGGCAAACAGCTTCAGGACATTGCCACACTTGCAGACCAGAGACGGGCAGCACACG AATCCAAGATGATTGAGAAACACGGCGGCTACAAGTTCACTGTGCCAGTGGTGCCATCTAGTTTCAACTTTGGAGGCACTGCTCCGGGAATGAATTGA
- the rassf10b gene encoding ras association domain-containing protein 10: protein MMESQDSDISVWVCREEKLVLGVSKRTSCADVVKVLVEDQNSQRGLCAAHSYCIVEKWRGFERILPHKTKILRLWVAWGEEQKNVKFVLVKSEASLENRGARSAEARVVRSKQSPCVTNKESTRSPTAGISPEKQRRIVRKAFRKLEKMNKKRARVAHRHAPCAEKMETLVHLVVSQDHTIRQQVQRISELDAEIERRETQVHSDRIKRHGINYVQDTYLVGAAAASNREEDARCPTETLAKLEEYAQWSEEVVRLQEELWEQEALTDIITVQIQEELNQRWMQRRREELRRARGEGAAGAARAAAENELLLEEERINTQLHASLYIGLRLNTDLESMRSDLDLTRELYAVREKEMRDLLQQVDTLDMDEGSVCSEGTSRQETDEETELLSALERDSEWVEQARGMSKVHSGNDDDSDTGLSSLHSQDSDSLTVWESLV from the coding sequence ATGATGGAGTCGCAGGACAGTGATATATCAGTGTGGGTCTGCCGGGAGGAGAAGCTCGTGCTCGGCGTGTCAAAGCGCACGAGCTGCGCTGATGTGGTCAAAGTTCTCGTGGAAGACCAGAACTCTCAGCGCGGACTGTGCGCGGCGCATTCTTACTGCATCGTGGAGAAGTGGAGAGGTTTCGAGCGGATTTTGCCGCACAAGACGAAGATCCTGCGGCTGTGGGTCGCGTGGGGAGAAGAGCAGAAGAACGTGAAGTTCGTGTTGGTGAAGAGCGAAGCGTCTTTGGAGAATCGCGGCGCGCGGAGCGCAGAGGCGCGCGTGGTGCGGAGCAAGCAGAGTCCGTGCGTCACCAATAAAGAATCCACGCGGTCCCCGACGGCGGGAATTTCACCTGAAAAACAGCGTCGCATTGTGAGGAAAGCGTTCAGAAAGTTGGAGAAGATGAATAAAAAGAGAGCGCGCGTGGCGCACAGACACGCGCCCTGCGCGGAGAAGATGGAGACTCTGGTTCACCTGGTGGTTTCTCAGGATCACACGATCCGTCAGCAGGTGCAGAGGATTTCAGAGCTGGACGCGGAGATCGAGAGGCGCGAGACTCAAGTGCATTCGGACAGGATCAAGAGACACGGGATTAACTACGTCCAGGACACGTACTTGGTCGGTGCTGCTGCAGCCTCCAACCGCGAGGAGGACGCGCGCTGTCCCACCGAGACACTGGCCAAGCTGGAGGAGTACGCGCAGTGGAGTGAGGAGGTGGTGAGACTGCAGGAGGAGCTGTGGGAGCAGGAGGCGCTGACGGACATCATCACGGTGCAGATCCAGGAGGAGCTGAACCAGCGCTggatgcagaggaggagagaggagctgcGGAGGGCGCGCGGCGAGGGCGCAGCGGGCGCAGCGCGCGCAGCGGCAGAGAACGAGCTGCTTCTGGAAGAAGAGAGGATCAACACGCAGCTGCATGCCAGTTTATACATCGGTCTGCGGCTCAACACGGACTTAGAGTCGATGAGGAGCGATTTGGATCTGACCCGGGAGCTTTACGCGGTGAGGGAGAAAGAGATGAGGGATTTACTGCAGCAAGTGGACACTTTGGACATGGATGAGGGCTCAGTGTGCAGCGAGGGGACAAGCAGACAGGAGACAGATGAGGAGACAGAGCTGCTGAGCGCGTTGGAGAGGGACAGTGAGTGGGTGGAGCAGGCGAGAGGAATGTCAAAGGTCCACAGTGGGAACGACGACGACTCAGACACTGGTTTGAGTTCTCTGCACAGTCAGGACTCGGACTCTCTCACTGTGTGGGAGTCTCTGGTGTGA